The DNA sequence ctggggtctctgcggtCCGGTTTAGATCCAGACCGCAACGAAatacggtctttttggccgaaattcttcTCTATTggggcatggatgtaaaaaatagaggCAATATCCTTTCCCTATCTGCTTTTACCTCCTAACCTACCGCAGAAAAGTTGCGATTAACTTCttctaacgtccaaaaccgctcgcattctgaaacataacgtactcgacaagttatttaaatttacccatggagatcgccattgtGAATCTCGCCGAAGAGACCcaagttatctccacagaccgttgcagggctgtggtggaggccgtataacgccgggaacacaaacCTGAACGCAGGGCTACTTTTACACTAATAAACCTCACGAAGtgcatgtttactgagtgttcccactgtaataagttgtgcaaagaaacgttctgaacagctacactaacaactgaaatggtcacacctatttagacctagaactatTATAAGAGCGTCCAGATTTGATTAGCCATTTTACCGACAGGCTGTGagtgagcagccattttaaacctagtttccTTCCCAACTGACAACAATCAATAAACAATATGTACCGGTAGTTGGTAATTGTAGCTGCCTTCTAGCTGCATCGtaaactgtgatttgtgaatgctttagtggggtgaaggcgatgtgagacacctgagtgtggtgaacgcCATAGCGGGCGGGGTGAGCGCTACACAAAGGAGTTTATCCCGGAATcccgaggacaccgcgacattgcactttttatatgatatccaatatttacggctactagattatacaatatcgaagttagattggctcggctagatctataaggtggtgaaatatccgatatatatcggatatttacctgtaatttgacagaattcagtatcgcctagtatctaggttagagtcagtccctggaatcaTGAATGTAAAAAATAGCATGCTGGAATTAAGTCGGGTTTTACCAGAACAGTAAGGCGGTgaaatttccgatatatatcggatatttacccgcgatttgacaaaatctagtattgtttagtatcgaagttacagtcagtccatgaagtcggttttatgaaaacatgtacatgtaagtggtgaaatgtccgatatatcgAATAACGactgaaactaactcactactgcacagactcagataacgcattccattgctaggaaacctggcctgcgctgcctaattccaaataggttcgtaTGGATATAGGAGAGACACCAAAGAAactacgattttaaaaattattttaatttttaacatttcaccgACTTCAATCAACTCTAGGCGcatcgtaccgtgcatttgtaatgcatttgcattgtttggatgtctcgaaactaccgaaaGCGTACAATGACCGGACTATAAAAcgggggatcttgaaactttttggcgcatgctcatttaagctTTTGTCAAATTCCAACGCTATCAACTCACTATGTGGGTTGCATGCAAAAGAAGTCTGCCGTCAGTCATCGGCCGACGTACAACAAAgcgacaaattattttgttcaaagagtagacaattaaatgacaaaatatttcgaTAATATGGCTGATATAAGGATTATTTTTGATTCATTAGTAACAGTGATGGAACCGGCATAATTTACGATGGTGGACATGGTTTTCTCTcgcctgcgcgattgcgcaaatcgCGCATTTccgagccattgtctgccctggtaaagttactgacagcgcggaAGTCGCGCAGAAAACAAAGCAGGCAAAGACGCCGAAGGAAGtggatgtttactgagtgtttccactataataagttgtgcaaacaaacataagatgccaggtcgcacctatttagacctagaacgGAACTATCGCAAGAGCGTCCAACTTTTCCGATATTGGATATAAACCCGCGAttcgacagaatctagtattgttcagtatcgaagttagagtcagtccttggaagtcgggtttgaccagaaatgcaaggtcacgatatatatcggatatttaaccgggatttgacagaatatagtatcgtctagtatcgatatttgagtccccaaatcaccaacaaatatctagtaaatatcggcgacttcacAGACCGTGCGTGCCAAGGCACAGGCAAGTCACTCTAGTATTGTGtactatcgatatcagagtccccaattgccgataaacatccaattaaatatcgacgatttcacagatctggcgtaccgaagcacagggcaagtcattctactattgtctagtatcgatatcagagtccccaaatccctgataaatatcgggtaaatttcggcgatcTCTTAGACCGGGCATGCAACtgcacaaagcaattacagtgaaattcgatcaagctgcagaacttcatttaacaaggtgctgtttcaatagatatgtatcagcgatttttacgacattaacggctggacttgatgtggtcttgtttacacttttaatcagctacatgctctcattacacaacacaccagggccactccatccatgtcagatagagaaacataaacaaatcaccacaccttgcaatgtcatgtatctgtcttttttatcatgatgaacaagtgagcgtgcattcagacacctgctacatataaaaatacccgaatagcttcatttatggtccttgacactcacatataagctgtgcgtagaccccagtaattgtgccctagCAGGACCTTGTCTCTATTCAGTCGATCACACCGGTCGGACACCCCTTAAAgcaagtggcacactcctctaagtacttccgtcgcagtatactcgacaacgtcacctggcgtacaaaagctggtcgcaaaagttgccttacacaaggggccgCGGGTATTGCAGTCTGtcgtgccgtctttgactttcaagtgtacaatataacatacatcactgatcgatcttctgactgacgaggttttaaactgcagccttTAATATGAACATgtgggcgacttaaccgatccaaatgcctttctcAAACTTAAAAGTGCTCGCactatgaaagatatgagtaaaatttcagttgaatgtgtgtattgcttctggagaagaagatttttaaagattaaattgtgatttaaacaaaatccaatatggcggccaaattacgtgactgatcaaaatgcctttcgcaactTAAATGACTACCACTAGGGaaaataagtgtaaaattttagttcaatcggtgtatttgttctggaggagaagatttttaaagattaaattacgatttttcacaaaatccaatatggcggcgaaactACGAGAccaatccaaatgcctttcgcacacttgaaagagatcacactttcgatgatagatgtagaagctttttgcaaacttgaaagagatcactgtaagggtgacatgagtaaaatttcatattaatcagtgttttggttctggagaagatttttaaagattaaattacgattttttgcaaaattcaatatggcgaccaaaccacatgaccgatccaaacgcctttcgcaaacttgaaagagatcacactttagatgatagatgtaaaattttagttcaatcggagtgttagttctggagaagaagatttttaaagattaaattgtgatttcacaaaatccaatatggcggccaaaccacgtgaccgatcgaaatgccttaagcaaacttgaaagagatcactgtaagcatgacatgagtaaaattccagcttaaccagtgttttggttctggagaagaagattttaaagattaaattacgattttttgcacaatccaatatggcggccaaaccacgtgaccaatcgaaacgcttttcgcaaacttgaaatagatcacactgtagatgacatttattaaattttagttcaaatggtgaatttgttctggagaagaagatttttaaagattaaattgtgatttcaaaaaatccaatatggcggccaaaccatgtgaccgatcaaaatgtcttttgcaaacttaaaagagatcactgtaaggatgacatgagtaaaatttgagcttaatcgatgtttcggttctggagaagaagatttttaaagataaattgactattttagaaaatccaatatggtggccaaggtcacgtgaccgcatgcgattttatttgcaaattctaaagaccttaggtcatgcttactatacaaaaaatttcaaatcgactagacccctaggtcttctggagaagccatttttaggttttttgaaaatcaaatatggccgccaggtcacgtgaccaatcaaaatttcaaggatcaggtgcacgagtactaattgatacctactagccctgcaaatttgagaagttttcgttcagccgtttaagagatctaggtcgacaaagaatcggcagaagaagaaggaaaaagaggaagaagaggaagtagtagaacttgagcaataacaatagggtcccagccggtcggcttgggcccctaattaaggATGATTGGGCATTGAAGGCATATTTAAACATACGCAATATCCCTTGTTATCAAGTGAAATGCtggataacattttgtcaaTCCTTCCTTCTCAATTGAAATCGTTATCAACCAAATACATTTCGTGTTAGATAAATCTGACACTTAAGTGACGCATCAAAGTAAATTTGAGTTGGCAATACTTACGAACGAGAAATTCATTTTGCTTCCTACGTCACCTTCCAACATAAACGGTTCTTTCTGTAGAATCATATCGAGAATTTCGATAACTTTCAAAAGATCTCCTCCGTTTATGGTTCTTTTATCAAGCGATATAACTTTTTCAATTTCGTCAACGATCTTCTCTGCTTCTTTGCTTGTATTAATCCCCCTCACCTTAGGGAAATAAGTaaggaaatatttgttgttatcATACGAGTAAAATATCTTTGTACAAAAGATAGGGTAAGTCAATGTCTTTCATTCGGTGTTCTACAAGACAAAATAGCActtcaacaacaaacaaacgacGGTAATAATGTAATAACGGCAATGGTAATTATAATGGTAATATTTAGTACCTGTTATGATTAAAAATTGCTTGTAGTTATTCTAGTTCATAGGGAGAcgttgaaaataatgaaaattgcattattTGTGTTGTAAAGAAAGGAATTATTGCAAAACAGATACTTATATAGTACATTAAGCGTCTTAAGACCTATAATGCATGCATACTTACTAGCATTAGATTGAACAATCCATGTGTATATTGTTCATCGGCGACAGGCGCGTTTTATCATGGTCACATTAGAATAATGTGTCTTAAATAATCATTAATTTTTTGAAGAGGGCAAGCCATGGTGATCTGAGTCACTTGCAAAGTGTTACAGATTTGATTTTCACCGAATAAGATATTTTAGATTACTAAAACGTTGTATTGTTCTTACATGTCAGAGTGCATCtgatttaggcagacatttttCGGGGATGCTAATGTTTGAAATACTTATTACTGTTATGCAGTACCCGTGGGTAAAACAAGTGTTAGCCTGACACACAAGTAGCAATGCATAGTATTGCATTCGGTTTTGTTGTTGCGCTGCACCTAACTTTTGTAAATGGACGGTAGTTTTGCTAAATATACCCGCATGAGAAGAAATGAACTGGAGAAAACAGATTTATTCCCTTCCCTCTTTGTAGCACTGCATTAGCCTCACAATAATTGTGATTTGGCGGAACCGAAACAGTGTCCCGTGGAAAACAGATGTCGAAGACGTTGTGTTTATGGAGGCATAAACAAGATTTGGAAATGTCACACTCACACTCATTATTTCTTTATGTGGTTGTCTGTGGCGTGGTCCATTCGAACTACACGTTTCAATCACTATGACAAGACGTCTTTGCAAGGCTGGAGCTCACGAGCACAAAGTGTGCACACTTACGCGTAAACAACGCTGGCAAACTAATTTGAGCGAGCTGGTTTCAGAGAGCATTGGGATCAATCATGTAATATCCATTCAAAGACAGAACAAATTGTATATTTAGCGTGCCAAGCTCCTTGCAATGCTGAAGGAAAACGACATTGAATATGTACAATAACTCACATAATATAAGCCGACGCATTTGGTCGCTGAGCCAAAATAAATACGAAATTAAGTATATAACCCCTCCCTTCAAATTATAGGCCATCTTCTTTGAAACAGAGCCTGGTACGTGCACACATAAAGGGTATGGCGTACAGCGTGATGTTTTCCAAAAGTTTTATTCGCATGTTATTATCATGTTCGTAACTCCCTATGAGAAGCACCTCGGTGTTTGTGTATTATTTGCAATCCCTACAGTGGCACTAGGGAAGTCAATGCATATTGTCCTGAACGTTGAATTGCCAAAGTGTCATCATGCCAGAAATACTGCTGTAATTCCATGCTAACTATTAGGGTACTAGGTCATTTTACCTACTCTCCTTTTTAGTCCTTACTCATGAGGAATCTATAAAAGAAGTCGTAAAAAGTCAAAGCGCATTTTTTCTCAGCAATTTTCTGATCGCTACCATTATACAGGAATAGAAATGAAAAACTGATTCTCACATTGGACAGAAATCCTGCTTGATTTATTCAACCGATGTGTCTGAGTGCCACTTTGACAAATGCATTATTAATTGGTAATTTATGCCTTTACACTGTAAGCTATTTCAGCTATCCACCACTTGACATTACAAGTTATGTTACAGGTACAATCTGGATTAAAGCTAGCAACTGCCGCTCTTGATAGCCTATAACTCTTTCGTTTTATGCATCCgctacagtttttttatgaATCGAGGGTATATGCTACAATTTAATCTGCTGCATTTTCCCGTACTGAGGATCAGTGTCACCATGAGGTACATTGCTATTGTGGAAAACTGTTGTCAAATTCAGATTTTAATTCGATTAACAACACTGACATTGCAGAAAACACATACAATCAGCATACAGCCTACGCAAAAAGGGTTAAGTACCGCGAATATAAACATGCAGTGGGAAGAAGATCTAGAAAGTGTGAGAAGTAAAGCATTCTGATCAGACCAGCATAGCTTTCTATGAGTGGTATTTTGATTGCCAGTTGTATGATGACGAAAGTATCAAAAGTCCAATCAATTCACAGGATGATCCATCGACCAACACTGAAGAGTCGTGGTGTACGTATGGGGAACTTGGAAATTCTGCGAAACTCTTATATAACTGATATTTGACATTACAGAAGTTAGCAAGGTGATTTGGTTGTGCCTCAGTCAGCAGTGGGGGAGCAATACCCCTGCTGATGTGGCTTCTGCTTTCAAAAGTAACAAGAAATTGAATCCTCTTGAAATGATCTATGGCGTAGGCAGCCAACAACTTCAGAGGGCGAAAATTGCAAGAAATGCTGTTGACTAAGAGCGACATGTAAACCACTACAAAAAAGGTGGAGAGTGCCAGATTCGAAAATAAGCCTAGCTTTGCATAGAAACTTTTTCAACCACTTTAAAAACGTGGTACATAGGTAACTTTTTTGCAAACACGTTTTAAGCAGGGAAGTTTTAACGCCGTGACTTTAAGAATCTGCCGCCCTTTaggaaagaaatatttcatATGTGGTTCTTACGTAGCTGTCATTAATTTCtacaattaaaacattttttctaaaaagataaaaaatcgAAAAACGCAATTAGGCCTACATTGGTTTAAACCTTTCACATTACTCGCAACATTGGTTATGTCTACAGCTGCTGgcattcaaaatttgatatgtaaagaCCACAAGTGGATTCGATCATTAGCGTTGCCACTTGAATCCTGATACACTGGCTTTTGACAGAGTGAATCGTCGGTGAAAATAGCTGCAATAGATTCCTCCAATAGTGTCGACATTGAGGCTACATATATTGCTACGTTCACTTCTATTATGAAAGAAAAGCAGTGTTGTAAGATTACCGATTACTTCTTGTAACCCATACTTCTGTCAAATTAATACtcaaataaaatattgcttAAAGTTACCTGGTCTGCAATATCCTGGTATGTTCCCTTCACGCAATATGTGGTGTCTGGGTCATACCACTCTCCAGACATACTGCAATAGCGAACGATATTGCCTTCGAAACAAAAGAATGGGTAATATTGACACAATAATAGTAACTATTTAATGTACGTATTTGTATAATCATTCATTCAGTTCACCTAAATTATTCTATGAATAGAGCTTTTGGCGATGGAACTAGCGCTGTTAGGTAACAATGTCTATGTGTTAATCAGGCAAAATGGTAGAAGATggatgatacatgtatttaccaTCGTCAATCAGACTATAAGCCTTCTGTGCGATTTGGGAGTACACATAAATGAGGAACAATTGGTGTTAATCAACACAGTCGTTTTTATAATATCCTATGTTCACACAATCCCgaaacattttattgtaatattacTTCACAATTAAGACGTGTGTTCAAAGGACTTTTACTATACTGATGTAAGCACATGGTTTTTCATTCCCATTGGTTAATAGAATAAAAGACGTAAAAGTACCAACAAAACAAAGACGTACCATAATATCCTCGACCACACGTTGCAACTTCAGAGCAATTAGCCTTTGTTGAAGGCCAGGTAACATTGTTGGCAGAATCGACCTTTTCTTTACAATTTGAGCTCCCGGTAGCTGGAAAGTATAcgatatatcaatatatatatatatatatatatatatatatatatatatatatatatatatatatataatatatatatatatatatatatatttaccacATGAACTGACCCGTATCTctacctgtgtgacgtacaccagcacagataagaaatccatattacccctgttgtacgtcatcaaccagAACTTTTTTCCTGCTGTGGTACCGTTCGATgtgcacgtcgcgacacagactaatttgtcgtgatcgatgccgtgctctcgtGGCATTCTGAcgaaaaggtgacccgataaatccagacatgggaACATACAAGGCAtgcccaacgaaatttcaagtcgctaaagctttagctattttcaagaatcgaatgaggataccgtcgatcacggctccagtcgtaaggctcaatgtagACGTCGTCGTACCAGGCGATCGTCAAGCGACGTCATACCTGGCAATCCCAGTTGGAGATAAACCctaaagatacacctcaacgaaacttcaacttaataaataagTACcctataatcttcgggaaagcgacatagaaggcacaagcataaagtcgttcgacgaacaacgatagatttctttcatcacacaattattccgttgtttctcgatcgaAATCGAACCtgcagcgtaaggctgtagcgaagacataagctgtcgacctgTAGCCTTAACTCTGCAGtacagcgctgtagaatccgatgtatttcgaaagttgactcggacaacactcacaacagaacagagttctcgtcaagtaacaaaattgggatgtacctacgggcgatatatgtgtcacagcaaacatcaaagtccgtaagactaagacattgacgaccgagatggccATCGCGCATCGGTAGTGCCCACTACAAGCGTATAAGccacactctgtgtgtcattgaTCTGAATCTCTCGGGGAAGCCAAGGtagtaaacttgtgatattttaaaagccacggcatctctaatgatgataactactgtttcgatcgtgcaTTGCATTAGCTTCATAAATACaactgtaaatattctaaataattcaaatactatggttatccgtcgctagcgcggtgaaagctatgtccgccgatggcagacttgccttggcatcggtccagcgcgagacaatgattgacacgcgcacttgaccgaatccgtatgtctgattagtggagataccattcggtgtatcaaaatttaggTTAATcagatttatgaatgaaagtaaacctgtaaacatttgacaGTAATCGGCGCAAATAATACACAAATTTGCGAAAAAAATCATGCACTTTGTTactataattttgatccatccacatcaaagaaaaatacgaagactgttcatgtgatatatatataataccatggaacttttctttgtttgacgtcatcgtatactcgtgatatatatatatatatatatatatatatatatatatatatatatatatatatatataatctcccagtatttcgaacgagtgtgacgtcatcgaagacgagGGTTTCCCCAAACATAGCAGAAGTATCCCGGCGAGGAGGATACACGAGTCTATGATGACGT is a window from the Ptychodera flava strain L36383 chromosome 11, AS_Pfla_20210202, whole genome shotgun sequence genome containing:
- the LOC139143185 gene encoding uncharacterized protein — protein: MSGEWYDPDTTYCVKGTYQDIADQVRGINTSKEAEKIVDEIEKVISLDKRTINGGDLLKVIEILDMILQKEPFMLEGDVGSKMNFSFVFVKIVSNMLDKRNEQRWQDIHRNKGVDKGTAAVFEDLEKFDLAASYFIRNYNLSINLAHENIVSTAHVHVEKAALTSFWI